A window of Bradyrhizobium sp. AZCC 1610 contains these coding sequences:
- a CDS encoding methyl-accepting chemotaxis protein has translation MTIESDDLAALRETTSKALLGLLWLHVPMALVIGLMRDSGWLAPTALMAAMALAATLSWRTSGNGLSTRLIFAVALMGSVSVFTFQFAGHAWQVDTHMYFFATLACLLAYCDYRPILAGAVAVALHHLVLNFLLPAAVYPGGADLGRVVLHAVILLIEAGVLSWLAVKLSGLFETTAQKTAEAEAANAAEARANIDRMTAERQAKQDSDTARRELAAGFERKIGSIVEAVALTANEVQGLSTLMSKSNAETTRHTAEAAAASTRASSNVETVAAATEELTASISNIAQQVTRSAEIANKAAEEARRTNSVVEGLAAGTQKIGEVVTLIQSIASQTNLLALNATIEAARAGEHGRGFAVVASEVKALANQTAKATEEISAQVQDIQTATSQAVSAIQAIGGTIAEIDEISNEVAAAVDQQGAATREIAGNVQQAANGTRDVNGNILSVSRASEEAGRATSKLLDAANGLSSQSDQLKSEVDSFLGSLHVA, from the coding sequence ATGACCATTGAAAGCGATGATCTTGCAGCTTTGCGCGAAACCACCAGCAAGGCCTTGCTGGGATTGCTCTGGCTTCATGTTCCCATGGCGCTCGTCATCGGCCTGATGCGCGATAGCGGCTGGCTGGCGCCAACCGCGCTGATGGCGGCGATGGCGCTGGCCGCGACCCTGTCGTGGCGCACCTCGGGTAACGGGCTTTCGACCCGGCTGATCTTTGCCGTCGCCCTGATGGGCAGCGTGTCGGTGTTTACCTTCCAGTTCGCCGGCCATGCTTGGCAGGTCGACACGCACATGTATTTCTTTGCCACGTTGGCGTGTCTCCTCGCCTATTGCGACTATCGCCCGATCCTCGCCGGCGCGGTCGCGGTCGCGCTGCATCATCTGGTGCTGAACTTCCTGCTTCCGGCGGCGGTCTATCCCGGCGGCGCCGATCTCGGCCGCGTCGTTCTTCACGCCGTCATTCTTCTGATCGAGGCCGGCGTGCTGAGCTGGCTGGCGGTGAAGCTGTCCGGCCTGTTCGAGACGACCGCGCAGAAGACCGCCGAGGCGGAAGCGGCAAATGCCGCCGAAGCCCGAGCCAATATCGACCGGATGACCGCCGAACGGCAGGCCAAGCAGGACAGCGACACGGCGCGCCGCGAACTCGCCGCGGGCTTCGAGCGCAAGATCGGCAGCATCGTCGAGGCGGTCGCGTTAACCGCCAACGAGGTGCAGGGCCTCTCCACCTTGATGAGCAAGAGCAACGCGGAAACCACTCGGCATACCGCAGAGGCAGCGGCCGCCTCGACCCGGGCCTCATCGAACGTGGAAACGGTTGCGGCGGCGACCGAGGAGCTGACGGCCTCCATCAGCAACATTGCCCAGCAGGTGACGCGCTCCGCCGAAATCGCAAACAAGGCCGCCGAAGAGGCTCGCCGCACCAACTCCGTGGTTGAGGGGCTTGCCGCCGGCACCCAGAAGATCGGCGAAGTCGTCACGCTGATCCAGAGCATTGCGAGCCAGACCAACCTGCTGGCGCTGAACGCCACGATCGAAGCCGCCCGCGCCGGCGAACATGGACGGGGATTTGCGGTGGTGGCGAGCGAAGTCAAGGCGCTGGCCAATCAGACCGCGAAAGCAACGGAAGAAATCTCGGCGCAGGTGCAGGACATCCAGACGGCCACCAGCCAGGCCGTCAGCGCCATTCAGGCGATCGGCGGAACCATCGCCGAGATCGACGAGATATCCAATGAAGTCGCCGCCGCCGTCGATCAACAGGGCGCAGCGACGAGGGAAATCGCCGGAAATGTGCAGCAGGCGGCTAACGGTACGCGGGACGTCAACGGCAACATTCTCAGTGTCAGCCGTGCTTCGGAAGAGGCGGGCCGGGCAACATCGAAGCTACTGGATGCTGCGAACGGTCTGTCGTCGCAATCCGACCAGCTGAAGTCCGAGGTCGACAGCTTCCTGGGCTCGCTGCACGTGGCGTAA
- the recR gene encoding recombination mediator RecR, whose product MAASVAGPEIERLIQLLARLPGLGPRSARRAALHLIKKREALMTPLAGALQVAIDKIQVCKTCGNIDTQNPCTVCTDPRRDPSTIVVVADVADLWALERANATNGRYHVLGATLSPLDGVGPQDLTIDALVARAHESQVSEIVLALNATVDGQTTAHYITDLLQDANVKVTRLAHGVPVGGELDYLDEGTLSAAMRQRTLF is encoded by the coding sequence ATGGCAGCAAGCGTTGCCGGCCCCGAAATCGAACGTCTGATCCAGCTCCTGGCGCGCCTGCCGGGGCTGGGGCCGCGCTCGGCGCGGCGCGCGGCGCTGCACCTGATCAAGAAGCGCGAGGCGCTGATGACGCCGCTCGCCGGCGCGCTCCAGGTCGCGATCGACAAGATTCAGGTCTGCAAGACCTGCGGCAATATCGACACGCAAAATCCCTGCACGGTATGCACCGACCCGCGCCGCGATCCCTCGACCATTGTCGTGGTCGCCGACGTCGCCGATCTCTGGGCGCTGGAACGGGCGAATGCGACCAACGGCCGCTATCACGTGCTCGGCGCCACATTGTCGCCACTCGACGGCGTCGGTCCGCAGGATCTGACCATCGACGCGTTGGTGGCCCGCGCGCACGAATCACAAGTTAGCGAAATCGTTCTGGCGCTGAACGCAACGGTTGATGGCCAGACCACCGCCCATTACATCACCGATCTCCTGCAGGACGCCAACGTCAAGGTGACCCGGCTTGCCCACGGCGTACCGGTCGGCGGCGAACTTGATTATCTCGACGAAGGTACGCTATCGGCTGCCATGCGGCAGCGAACGCTGTTCTAA
- a CDS encoding Lrp/AsnC family transcriptional regulator codes for MTDLAVQLPEANRRLDAIDRKILTVLQEDASLSVAEIGDRVGLSSTPCWKRIQRLEADGVILRRVALVDQNKIGLGISVFVSVESADHSEAWLKAFASAVSAMPEVMEFYRMAGDVDYMLRVVVADMASYDVFYKKLISAVPLKNVTSRFAMEKIKSVTALPVPAA; via the coding sequence ATGACCGATTTAGCCGTTCAGCTCCCTGAAGCCAACCGCCGCTTAGACGCCATCGACCGCAAGATCCTGACCGTGCTGCAGGAGGACGCCTCCCTTTCGGTCGCCGAGATCGGGGACCGGGTCGGGTTGTCGTCGACGCCGTGCTGGAAGCGGATCCAGCGGCTGGAGGCCGACGGCGTGATCCTGCGCCGGGTGGCGCTGGTCGACCAGAACAAGATCGGGCTGGGCATTTCGGTGTTCGTCTCGGTCGAGAGCGCCGATCATTCCGAGGCGTGGCTGAAAGCCTTCGCCAGCGCCGTCAGCGCCATGCCCGAGGTGATGGAGTTCTACCGGATGGCCGGCGACGTCGACTACATGCTGCGCGTCGTGGTCGCCGACATGGCGAGCTACGACGTGTTCTACAAAAAGCTGATCAGCGCCGTGCCGCTGAAGAACGTCACCTCGCGTTTTGCGATGGAGAAGATCAAGTCGGTGACCGCGCTGCCGGTGCCGGCGGCGTAA
- a CDS encoding HIT family protein, protein MPSDASAWSLHSQLKKDTIDIGDLPLCKVLVIKDAHYPWLLLVPRRVGAVEIIDLDEVEQAQLMTEISRVSRALKEVTRCDKLNVAALGNLVPQLHVHVIARRTSDAAWPRPVWGVMPPLAHDAEEVQNFINALRRKIWLG, encoded by the coding sequence ATGCCCTCTGACGCCTCCGCCTGGTCGCTGCATTCCCAGCTCAAAAAGGACACCATCGACATCGGCGACCTGCCGCTGTGCAAGGTGCTGGTCATCAAGGATGCGCATTACCCGTGGCTGTTGCTGGTGCCGCGCCGGGTGGGTGCGGTGGAAATCATCGACCTCGACGAGGTCGAGCAGGCGCAGTTGATGACGGAAATCTCCCGGGTCTCGCGCGCGCTGAAAGAGGTCACCAGATGCGACAAGCTCAATGTCGCGGCGCTGGGCAACCTGGTGCCGCAGTTGCATGTCCACGTCATCGCGCGGCGCACCAGCGACGCGGCCTGGCCGCGCCCGGTCTGGGGCGTGATGCCGCCGCTGGCGCATGACGCCGAGGAAGTACAGAATTTCATCAACGCGCTTCGCCGCAAGATCTGGTTGGGTTGA
- a CDS encoding sugar kinase, which produces MNFQDKAPTRPPRILCIGMPVRDLTFNTPGVPGRGSKENATGFDEICGGNALNGAIGIVRLGGRASICGPMGDSRETSSRFIFEQMAHEGIDTKHLIHMPGLVTPISAVMIDPSGERTIVTFRDPKLWHVKLPDFDTLLDDCAAILTESRCAEFCTELCAEAIRRGIPVIVDVDRAMSLREGLLNASSHLVFSSEPLQETADVTDDAQALKKIAKLTPSFLAGTRGPRGTIWLDENGEIQETPAFPVHTVDTLGAGDVFHGAFALAITEKQELRQALRFASAAAALKCTRFGGAFAAPQRAEVEEFLSHGQAADRASTGQ; this is translated from the coding sequence ATGAACTTTCAAGACAAAGCGCCCACAAGGCCGCCGCGGATTCTCTGCATCGGCATGCCGGTGCGCGACCTTACCTTCAATACACCCGGTGTCCCCGGGCGTGGTTCCAAGGAGAATGCGACAGGTTTCGACGAAATCTGCGGCGGCAACGCGTTGAATGGCGCAATTGGCATCGTGAGGCTCGGCGGCCGAGCCTCGATCTGTGGGCCTATGGGTGATTCCAGGGAGACGTCCAGTCGTTTCATCTTCGAGCAGATGGCGCATGAGGGCATCGACACAAAGCACCTCATTCACATGCCGGGGCTGGTGACGCCGATCTCGGCGGTGATGATCGATCCTTCCGGCGAACGCACCATCGTGACCTTCCGCGATCCGAAACTGTGGCATGTGAAATTGCCCGATTTCGACACACTGCTGGACGATTGCGCCGCCATTCTCACCGAGAGCCGCTGCGCCGAATTCTGCACCGAGCTTTGCGCCGAAGCTATCAGGCGCGGCATTCCCGTGATCGTCGACGTCGATCGCGCGATGTCGCTGCGCGAGGGTCTGCTGAACGCCTCCTCCCACCTGGTGTTCTCCAGCGAACCGCTGCAGGAAACTGCAGATGTCACCGACGACGCCCAGGCGCTGAAGAAGATTGCCAAACTGACGCCGTCGTTCCTGGCGGGAACGCGGGGACCGAGAGGCACCATCTGGCTCGACGAGAACGGGGAGATCCAGGAAACCCCGGCCTTCCCGGTGCATACGGTGGATACCCTTGGCGCCGGCGACGTGTTCCACGGCGCGTTCGCGCTGGCCATCACCGAGAAGCAGGAATTGCGGCAGGCGCTGCGATTCGCCTCCGCCGCCGCGGCGCTGAAATGCACCCGTTTCGGGGGTGCCTTCGCCGCCCCGCAACGTGCTGAAGTTGAGGAGTTTTTAAGCCACGGCCAGGCTGCAGACCGGGCGTCGACCGGCCAATAG
- a CDS encoding DNA polymerase III subunit gamma/tau, whose protein sequence is MSDAGAPPDKSDDAGQSGFGLGGQGETAKPYRVLARKYRPSSFDDLIGQEAMVRTVSNAFETGRIPQAWILTGVRGVGKTTTARILARALNYEKPDGSVKGPTIHMPDLGVHCQAVMESRHMDVLEMDAASHTGVDDVRQINDSVRYAPASARYKVYIIDEVHMLSTAAFNAFLKTLEEPPEHAKFVFATTEIRKVPVTVLSRCQRFDLRRVEADVLMGHLSSIAKKEGVEVEPEALGIIARAAEGSVRDSLSLFDQAIAHAAGLVRADAVRQMLGLADRTRVIDLFEHLARGDIASAFGEFRSQYDVGADPVVVLSDLAEFVNFVTRVKIVPATADNVAFGETERVRAREFAAKLSMRVLSRMWQMLLKGITEVQTATRPAAAAEMVLVRIAYVADLPTPDEAIRMLDQNGGGSQIASGGAAPSRAAPTAPVSSMSAASPMRTPVSPRSGAEASARPQMVAPSAQTESAPVLRITTFPQLVALAGEKRDILTKTALESDMRLVRFEDGRLEVALERHAARGLVNDLSRKLELWTGRRWTVVISNEAGQPTLRSQNEQARNEHARAAEADPRVQEVLARFPGAKVVEVRRLAAEPPESSIIAEDLNEISDGDDD, encoded by the coding sequence ATGAGTGATGCTGGCGCTCCCCCCGACAAGTCAGACGACGCCGGCCAGAGCGGCTTCGGCCTCGGCGGCCAGGGCGAGACGGCCAAGCCCTACCGGGTGCTGGCACGAAAATATCGCCCGTCCAGTTTTGACGACCTGATCGGCCAGGAGGCGATGGTCCGCACCGTTTCGAATGCGTTCGAAACCGGCCGGATTCCGCAGGCCTGGATCCTGACCGGCGTCCGCGGTGTCGGCAAAACCACCACGGCGCGGATTCTCGCCCGCGCGCTGAACTACGAAAAGCCTGACGGGTCGGTGAAGGGGCCGACCATCCACATGCCTGACCTCGGCGTGCACTGCCAGGCGGTCATGGAAAGCCGGCACATGGACGTGCTGGAAATGGACGCGGCGTCCCATACCGGCGTCGACGACGTCCGCCAGATCAATGACAGCGTGCGCTACGCGCCGGCCAGCGCCCGCTACAAGGTCTACATCATCGACGAAGTCCACATGCTGTCGACGGCGGCCTTCAACGCCTTCCTGAAGACGCTGGAAGAGCCGCCCGAGCACGCCAAATTCGTGTTCGCCACTACCGAGATCCGCAAAGTCCCGGTCACGGTGCTGTCGCGCTGCCAGCGTTTCGACCTGCGCCGCGTCGAGGCCGACGTGCTGATGGGGCATCTTTCCAGCATCGCGAAAAAGGAAGGCGTCGAGGTCGAGCCCGAGGCGCTCGGCATCATCGCGCGCGCCGCGGAAGGCTCGGTGCGCGATTCGCTCTCCCTGTTCGATCAGGCGATTGCGCACGCGGCGGGCCTTGTCCGTGCCGACGCGGTGCGGCAGATGCTGGGCCTGGCCGACCGCACCCGGGTGATCGACCTGTTTGAGCATCTGGCGCGCGGCGATATCGCCAGCGCCTTTGGCGAATTCCGTTCGCAGTATGACGTCGGCGCCGATCCGGTCGTGGTGCTGTCCGACCTCGCCGAATTCGTCAATTTCGTCACCCGCGTGAAGATCGTGCCGGCCACCGCCGACAATGTCGCGTTCGGCGAGACCGAGCGCGTCCGTGCCCGCGAGTTCGCCGCAAAACTGTCGATGCGGGTGCTGTCGCGGATGTGGCAGATGCTGCTCAAGGGTATCACCGAGGTGCAGACCGCGACCCGGCCGGCGGCGGCCGCGGAAATGGTGCTGGTCCGCATCGCCTATGTCGCCGACCTGCCGACGCCGGACGAGGCGATCCGGATGCTCGACCAGAACGGCGGCGGATCGCAAATTGCCTCCGGCGGCGCGGCGCCGTCACGGGCTGCGCCCACCGCACCGGTATCTTCAATGTCTGCGGCTTCGCCGATGCGGACGCCTGTCTCGCCCCGCTCCGGCGCTGAAGCGTCTGCGCGGCCGCAAATGGTGGCGCCATCGGCCCAAACGGAGTCCGCGCCCGTCCTGCGGATCACCACTTTTCCGCAACTGGTCGCGCTGGCCGGCGAGAAACGCGATATCCTGACCAAGACGGCGCTGGAATCCGATATGCGCCTCGTTCGCTTCGAGGACGGGCGGCTGGAGGTGGCGCTGGAGCGCCATGCGGCGCGCGGGCTGGTCAACGACCTCTCCCGCAAGCTGGAATTATGGACCGGGCGGCGCTGGACCGTGGTCATCTCCAACGAGGCCGGCCAGCCGACGCTGCGATCGCAGAACGAACAGGCGAGGAACGAGCACGCGCGCGCCGCGGAAGCCGATCCGCGCGTCCAGGAGGTGCTGGCGCGGTTTCCAGGCGCCAAGGTGGTCGAGGTGCGCCGGCTTGCCGCCGAGCCGCCGGAATCCAGTATTATCGCTGAAGACTTGAACGAGATTTCCGACGGCGACGACGACTGA
- the nudC gene encoding NAD(+) diphosphatase — translation MSAFDKYPLGKPAFVTHILDRAAHLRTNDEKLFALEGQRNAGAYVIYRDSLLVRQEADGPRVLLGVEEAVKLGANPGTIFLGLRDGAPVFGMGISAAAVEKLMTRDDVAVTELRGMAMQGTVPPEQLSAIAMAKSMVTWHQRHGYCANCGTRTAMKDGGWKRECPSCKAEHFPRTDPVVIMLVTHGEKCLLGRQKQFLPGMWSCLAGFVEAAETIEDAVRREIFEESGIRCTDVSYYMTQPWPYPSSLMIGCAARALNEDIVVDRTELEDARWFDRAEVALMHRREHPDGLFAAHPFAIAHHLIGRWVHDGKETGA, via the coding sequence ATGTCCGCATTCGATAAATATCCGCTGGGGAAGCCCGCTTTCGTTACCCACATTCTGGATCGCGCCGCGCATCTGCGCACCAATGACGAAAAACTGTTCGCACTGGAGGGCCAGCGCAACGCCGGCGCCTATGTGATCTACCGCGACTCGCTTCTGGTGAGGCAGGAGGCGGATGGACCGCGCGTGCTGCTCGGCGTCGAAGAGGCGGTGAAGCTCGGCGCCAATCCCGGCACGATCTTTTTAGGCCTGCGCGACGGCGCGCCTGTTTTCGGCATGGGCATTTCGGCCGCGGCCGTCGAGAAGCTGATGACGCGCGACGACGTCGCCGTCACCGAGCTGCGCGGCATGGCCATGCAAGGCACGGTGCCGCCGGAACAGCTCTCCGCCATCGCCATGGCGAAATCGATGGTGACCTGGCATCAGCGCCACGGCTATTGCGCCAATTGCGGCACCCGCACGGCGATGAAGGACGGCGGCTGGAAGCGCGAGTGCCCGAGTTGCAAGGCCGAGCATTTTCCGCGCACCGATCCGGTCGTGATCATGCTGGTCACGCATGGTGAAAAATGCCTGCTCGGCCGGCAGAAGCAGTTTTTGCCCGGGATGTGGTCATGTCTGGCCGGCTTTGTCGAAGCCGCCGAGACCATCGAGGACGCGGTCCGCCGCGAGATTTTCGAGGAATCCGGCATTCGCTGCACCGACGTGAGCTATTACATGACGCAGCCATGGCCCTATCCGTCATCGCTGATGATCGGATGCGCCGCGCGCGCGCTCAACGAGGATATCGTGGTGGACCGCACCGAGCTCGAGGACGCACGCTGGTTCGATCGCGCCGAGGTCGCCCTGATGCACCGGCGCGAACATCCTGACGGCCTGTTTGCGGCGCATCCGTTCGCGATTGCGCATCATCTCATCGGACGCTGGGTGCATGACGGAAAAGAGACTGGTGCATAG
- a CDS encoding YbaB/EbfC family nucleoid-associated protein: MADFLGMMKQAAELQSKMQAMQEELGNLEVEGISGGGLVAVRMTAKMEVKGVKIDQSLMKAEEREVLEDLLVTAHNDARRKAETTAMEKMQALTGGLGLPPGLGLT; the protein is encoded by the coding sequence ATGGCTGATTTTCTCGGCATGATGAAGCAGGCGGCGGAGCTGCAATCCAAGATGCAGGCGATGCAGGAAGAGCTCGGCAATCTCGAGGTCGAGGGCATTTCCGGCGGCGGGCTGGTTGCCGTACGCATGACTGCGAAGATGGAAGTGAAGGGCGTGAAGATCGACCAGTCGCTGATGAAGGCCGAGGAGCGTGAAGTGCTCGAGGATCTGCTGGTGACCGCGCATAACGATGCGCGGCGCAAGGCGGAAACCACGGCGATGGAAAAGATGCAGGCGCTGACCGGCGGGCTCGGCCTGCCGCCCGGGCTTGGCCTCACCTGA